The following proteins are co-located in the Thermoplasmata archaeon genome:
- a CDS encoding 30S ribosomal protein S12: MANGYNTARKLKKSRQSLKWSNRYYKKRVLRLKEKSDPLEGSPQAKAIVVEKIGIEAKQPNSAIRKAVKVQLIKNGRIVTAFTPGDGAINYIDEHDEVVIEGIGGRLGRSKGDIPGVRFKVSKVNGISLLELVKGRKEKPVR; encoded by the coding sequence TTGGCCAATGGATATAATACAGCCAGAAAATTGAAAAAAAGTCGTCAATCTCTAAAATGGAGTAATAGATATTACAAAAAAAGAGTTCTCAGATTGAAAGAGAAAAGTGATCCGTTAGAAGGATCTCCGCAGGCGAAAGCTATTGTCGTCGAAAAGATTGGAATAGAGGCAAAGCAGCCTAACTCAGCCATAAGAAAAGCTGTAAAGGTACAGCTTATCAAAAATGGCCGTATTGTTACCGCTTTTACACCAGGAGATGGTGCAATAAACTATATTGATGAGCATGATGAAGTGGTAATTGAAGGGATAGGTGGCAGATTAGGCAGATCTAAAGGAGATATCCCGGGCGTCAGATTTAAAGTTTCTAAAGTAAATGGTATATCACTGCTAGAGCTTGTTAAAGGCAGAAAGGAGAAACCTGTAAGGTGA
- the rpsJ gene encoding 30S ribosomal protein S10, which produces MVLYKARILLSGTEYKKVEDVCEQIKLIAQRTGVEFFGPIPLPTKRMAVPVRKSPDGEGSATWERWEMRIHKRMMDIDADERALRQLMRIQIPDGIHIEIELKS; this is translated from the coding sequence ATGGTTTTATATAAAGCAAGAATTCTTTTGTCTGGAACAGAATATAAAAAAGTAGAAGATGTATGTGAACAGATTAAATTAATTGCACAGAGGACTGGTGTTGAGTTTTTTGGACCTATACCTCTGCCCACAAAGAGAATGGCTGTGCCTGTTAGAAAATCTCCTGATGGTGAAGGTTCTGCAACTTGGGAACGCTGGGAAATGAGGATTCACAAGAGAATGATGGACATCGATGCAGATGAGCGAGCATTGAGGCAGTTAATGAGAATTCAGATCCCGGATGGAATACATATAGAGATCGAACTTAAATCGTAA
- a CDS encoding 30S ribosomal protein S7, translating into MEFLIFGKYSTSDVIVTDPGLIKYISLRPMLVLHSHGVYGRKHLGKKDMNIVERLINDMMRTGKYNGKKMSAYRVVKTAFDIIHEKTKKNPLQIYIDALQNSAPREEITRLKMGGAAIPKAVDVSPSRRLDLAIRNIAIGATNASFKNAKSIENCLADEILKASNREMGSFAINKKEEIERVAASAR; encoded by the coding sequence ATAGAATTTTTAATATTTGGAAAATACAGCACTTCAGATGTTATTGTTACAGATCCAGGCTTAATAAAGTATATCAGCCTCAGGCCCATGCTTGTGCTGCATTCGCATGGAGTGTATGGTAGAAAGCATTTAGGAAAGAAAGACATGAACATTGTAGAGAGGCTGATAAACGATATGATGAGAACTGGTAAATATAACGGTAAGAAGATGAGCGCGTACAGAGTTGTAAAAACTGCTTTTGATATTATTCATGAAAAAACAAAAAAGAATCCATTGCAGATATATATTGATGCTTTGCAAAACTCAGCACCGAGAGAAGAGATCACGAGACTTAAGATGGGCGGAGCCGCGATTCCTAAAGCTGTGGATGTATCCCCTTCCAGAAGATTGGATCTTGCCATAAGAAACATAGCCATAGGCGCTACTAATGCTTCTTTCAAAAATGCAAAAAGCATTGAAAACTGTTTAGCAGACGAGATCTTGAAAGCTTCAAATCGTGAAATGGGCAGTTTTGCTATAAATAAAAAAGAGGAAATTGAGAGAGTAGCCGCATCAGCACGATAA
- a CDS encoding valine--tRNA ligase — MNTDLHIIEKKWQKYWKEHNIYQFDRTDKNVYSIDTPPRYASGSLHIGHAVHYTHIDFIARYKRMRGFNVFFPLCFDVNGMPIEVNVEKKYNIKMTETDRHEFIKLCENFANSMIDSMIEQFEILGESMDSSIYYQTDAPYYRKITQLTFLEMAQKDLVYRKEYPITWCPRCNTAIAESEIDYFERDSKLNYIKFKIDDRDLLIATTRPELISACVLIAVNPEDGRYKDIIGKNVVTPLYNKKVPVVADSSVDPKFGTGAMMICTIGDKSDLEFVRKYKIELIEVFDDRGIMNELSGYKGLTIEQARAQIISDLSKQGLILKQENIKQTVGTCWRCGTAIEIIQKKQWFLKTLSFKKEMLESVEKLNWYPNFMKVRLIEWINSLDWDWVISRHRYFATPIPAWECENGHYFFPDIEELKKRESNIDPTVEPYTVENCPICNAPLKGVEDVFDTWMDSSISPLYNTEWFRSQNFDYMYPMSLRPQAHDIIRTWAFYSLYRCKILTGKEPWSDIFIDGHILAPDGRPMHTSWGNVVNPLEIIKESGADTFRYFTAQCTLGEDTPFRLKEITHGNRLILKLFNIANFVKLNVSDPSPVTKSDLINNWIIDKYSSLVKSVTEFMDQYRYDKAIRILENFLWHELADQYIEMIKFRIRNDKNTQDTIYNVFLGTLKMLAPILPHVTEEIYQELYREFENKESIHKSRWPDPVFEDLNAREDGELAKELVSKLRHWKSDNGYPLSKSIESVHIISEPLHPDIIHVLRETLHIKNLDMVKNADLKEEITQILPNLKLLGPILKDRTQEFVSLINSDPALYYQKIKNGYMFYDHLISVSDISVTAKKTYLGKAVATIEFSKGIIYIED; from the coding sequence ATGAATACTGATCTGCACATTATCGAGAAGAAGTGGCAAAAATACTGGAAAGAGCATAATATTTATCAATTTGACAGAACAGACAAGAATGTTTACAGTATAGATACTCCACCCAGATATGCAAGCGGCTCGCTGCATATAGGCCACGCAGTGCATTATACACACATAGACTTTATTGCAAGATACAAAAGAATGAGAGGGTTTAATGTATTTTTTCCATTATGTTTTGATGTAAACGGTATGCCGATAGAAGTAAATGTAGAAAAAAAATATAATATTAAGATGACAGAAACAGACCGCCATGAATTTATAAAATTATGTGAAAACTTTGCAAATTCAATGATTGACTCTATGATAGAGCAGTTTGAAATATTAGGAGAATCGATGGATTCTAGCATTTATTATCAGACTGACGCGCCTTACTATCGCAAGATTACCCAGCTTACATTTTTAGAGATGGCTCAAAAAGATCTGGTCTATAGAAAAGAGTATCCTATAACATGGTGCCCCAGATGCAATACTGCCATTGCTGAGTCAGAAATAGACTATTTTGAGAGAGATTCAAAATTAAATTATATAAAATTCAAGATTGATGATCGTGACCTGTTGATTGCCACGACTAGACCTGAGCTCATATCTGCATGCGTACTTATTGCCGTAAATCCTGAGGATGGAAGATATAAAGACATTATAGGAAAAAATGTTGTTACTCCCCTGTATAATAAGAAAGTTCCGGTGGTGGCAGATTCTTCTGTAGACCCAAAGTTTGGCACTGGGGCAATGATGATCTGCACTATTGGAGACAAATCAGATCTGGAATTTGTGAGAAAATATAAGATTGAATTAATTGAGGTTTTTGATGATCGAGGCATAATGAATGAACTTTCTGGATATAAAGGATTGACTATAGAACAGGCTCGAGCTCAGATTATATCAGATCTATCAAAACAAGGGTTAATACTAAAACAGGAGAATATAAAACAGACTGTTGGCACTTGCTGGAGATGTGGCACTGCGATAGAGATCATACAAAAAAAACAGTGGTTCTTAAAAACTCTCAGTTTCAAAAAAGAGATGCTTGAAAGCGTAGAGAAACTGAACTGGTACCCTAACTTTATGAAAGTACGCCTGATAGAGTGGATCAATAGCCTAGACTGGGACTGGGTCATTTCCAGGCATAGGTATTTTGCAACACCGATACCAGCATGGGAATGTGAAAACGGGCACTATTTCTTCCCTGATATTGAAGAATTGAAAAAGAGAGAGTCTAATATTGATCCGACCGTAGAACCATACACTGTTGAAAATTGCCCGATATGCAATGCGCCTTTAAAAGGCGTGGAAGACGTTTTTGATACTTGGATGGATTCGTCGATATCCCCACTCTACAATACAGAATGGTTCAGATCTCAAAATTTCGATTATATGTATCCGATGAGCCTCAGACCACAGGCACATGACATTATAAGAACCTGGGCTTTTTACAGCTTATATAGATGCAAAATTTTGACCGGAAAAGAGCCATGGTCTGATATTTTCATAGATGGTCATATTCTAGCTCCTGACGGCAGACCTATGCATACTTCTTGGGGTAATGTAGTAAATCCATTGGAAATAATTAAAGAAAGCGGAGCAGACACGTTCAGGTATTTTACTGCTCAATGTACTCTAGGTGAAGATACTCCATTCAGGCTTAAAGAGATAACGCATGGAAATAGGCTCATTTTAAAATTATTCAATATTGCCAACTTTGTAAAACTGAATGTCTCAGATCCGTCACCAGTTACAAAATCCGATTTGATTAACAACTGGATCATAGATAAGTACAGCAGTTTAGTAAAGAGCGTTACAGAATTCATGGATCAGTATCGTTATGACAAAGCTATCAGAATATTAGAGAATTTTTTATGGCATGAACTTGCTGATCAGTATATAGAAATGATAAAATTCAGGATCAGAAATGATAAAAATACACAAGACACCATTTACAACGTGTTTTTAGGTACTTTAAAAATGCTTGCTCCAATTTTACCGCATGTTACAGAAGAGATATATCAAGAATTATACAGAGAATTTGAAAATAAGGAATCTATTCACAAAAGCAGGTGGCCTGACCCTGTGTTTGAAGATCTCAATGCGCGAGAAGATGGAGAGCTTGCCAAAGAACTAGTATCAAAACTGAGGCACTGGAAAAGCGACAATGGATATCCGTTATCCAAGTCCATAGAATCTGTGCATATAATATCTGAACCTCTCCACCCAGATATTATCCATGTATTAAGAGAAACTTTGCACATTAAAAATTTAGACATGGTGAAAAATGCAGATTTAAAAGAGGAGATCACACAGATTTTGCCAAATCTTAAATTGTTGGGACCCATCTTGAAAGATCGCACTCAAGAATTTGTATCTTTAATAAATTCTGATCCTGCATTATATTATCAAAAGATTAAGAATGGATATATGTTTTATGATCATTTAATTTCAGTCTCTGATATTTCAGTGACTGCAAAGAAAACATACCTTGGGAAAGCTGTAGCAACGATTGAGTTTTCAAAAGGCATAATTTATATAGAAGATTGA
- a CDS encoding HDIG domain-containing protein: MITILRLGHRIERDKRITTHVALVSRTFGADKILVSTKDLSLEKSVNSVISRFGGNFKIYTGLNWRRVLDEFDGTIVHLTMYGLPLDKVIDQVPKERDLLVVVGSEKVPREVYEKADFNVAVTNQPHSEVSALAIFLDRYHNGAELNFKFNGEYRVIPTKKGKNLKIYNKSEGLKVLIAMSASDSIIKHSEAVTELAVKIGAMCNADLKLIEIGAMLHDIGRVKSNGLDHGIIGANIVRKLGYPEDVAKIVERHIGAGLDVDSSLTLGVSYSLIPETIEEKIVAHADNLISGQKRVPLKKVIDSYISKNLVTEALRIEKLHKELCDITGVDIDTLK; encoded by the coding sequence ATGATCACTATACTCAGATTAGGCCACAGAATAGAAAGAGATAAAAGAATCACCACGCATGTTGCTTTAGTATCAAGGACCTTCGGAGCGGATAAAATACTAGTTTCTACAAAAGACCTTAGCCTTGAAAAATCTGTAAATAGTGTGATTTCCAGATTTGGTGGGAATTTTAAAATTTACACAGGATTGAACTGGAGGAGAGTACTTGATGAATTTGATGGAACAATTGTGCATTTGACAATGTATGGACTGCCTTTAGATAAGGTAATTGATCAGGTTCCAAAAGAGAGAGATCTATTAGTGGTAGTAGGCAGTGAGAAGGTTCCTAGAGAAGTATATGAAAAAGCAGATTTTAATGTTGCTGTCACAAATCAGCCGCACAGCGAGGTATCGGCATTAGCAATATTTTTAGATAGATATCATAATGGTGCAGAACTAAATTTTAAGTTTAACGGAGAATACAGGGTAATTCCCACAAAAAAAGGTAAAAATTTAAAAATATACAATAAAAGTGAGGGTTTAAAAGTGTTGATTGCTATGAGTGCCTCTGATTCTATTATAAAACATTCTGAGGCCGTGACAGAACTAGCTGTTAAGATCGGGGCAATGTGTAATGCCGATCTGAAGTTAATTGAGATCGGGGCAATGTTACATGATATAGGGCGTGTTAAATCAAACGGACTGGACCATGGTATAATAGGCGCAAATATAGTAAGGAAATTAGGTTATCCGGAGGATGTTGCAAAAATTGTAGAGAGACATATAGGGGCAGGTTTAGATGTCGATAGTTCGTTAACGTTAGGCGTATCTTATTCTCTAATACCTGAGACCATAGAAGAAAAAATTGTAGCGCATGCAGATAATCTTATTAGTGGCCAGAAAAGAGTGCCTTTAAAAAAGGTCATAGATTCGTACATTTCTAAAAATCTGGTTACAGAGGCTTTAAGAATAGAAAAATTGCATAAAGAACTCTGCGATATCACAGGTGTAGACATAGACACTTTAAAATAG
- a CDS encoding type II/IV secretion system ATPase subunit gives MQKASEKENLFENIGSRIFGNINKSKLRVKESAGSLEEGSVITPIQPVDPEVFDIIEIYPIIRPFTFARILYNKKEYEYIYEPIEPPLNDATAKLVKDVSETLEKTIKYEWFITSIKDKERYLKDSVSTFLESRDIKIDALSKQKLMYYIVRNFINYQKIDPLIMDEEIEDISCDGVKVPIYIFHKKYGSIKTSLMFKDDNELNSFIVYLGQRCSKQISVSEPILDGTTIEGHRVQATYSREVTTRGGTFTIRRYKERPFTPTDLLKFGTASPDLLAYLWLGVEIGESMIIVGGPAAGKTSTLNVVTMFIPPSAKIVSIEDTREINLPHQNWIPGTTRSGTGERSLAGKSAGEIDMYDLVRASLRQRPNYIIVGEVRGKETYTMFQAMATGHTTYSTMHAESVKAMIHRLENPPISCPRILMTALNNVIILTHTKVKDNVVRRIKEVVEIVGFEPETEELITNVVFEWNQKDDTYIYKGHSYLFDKIMALKNWTYDEMEQEFARRTKVLEYIYKKDIDDYRDIWAVITNYYKDPLALYDAISKELAEVR, from the coding sequence ATGCAAAAAGCGAGCGAAAAAGAAAATCTCTTCGAAAACATTGGATCACGGATATTCGGAAATATAAACAAAAGTAAATTAAGAGTTAAAGAATCTGCAGGAAGTTTAGAGGAAGGTAGCGTGATTACACCAATTCAGCCTGTAGATCCAGAAGTATTTGATATAATTGAAATATATCCTATCATAAGACCATTTACTTTTGCAAGAATATTATATAACAAAAAAGAGTATGAATATATTTATGAACCTATTGAACCACCTCTCAATGACGCTACTGCAAAATTAGTGAAAGATGTCAGTGAAACTCTTGAAAAGACCATTAAATACGAATGGTTTATTACCTCCATAAAAGACAAAGAGAGATATTTAAAAGATTCTGTATCCACGTTTTTAGAGTCGAGAGACATAAAAATAGATGCTCTCAGCAAGCAAAAGCTTATGTATTATATAGTTAGAAACTTTATCAATTATCAGAAGATAGATCCCTTGATTATGGATGAAGAGATAGAAGATATATCTTGTGATGGGGTCAAAGTTCCGATATATATATTTCACAAGAAATACGGATCTATTAAAACTTCATTAATGTTTAAAGATGATAATGAATTGAATTCATTTATTGTATATTTAGGGCAGCGTTGCAGTAAGCAAATTTCTGTCTCTGAACCTATATTAGATGGCACTACAATAGAAGGGCACAGGGTTCAAGCAACATACAGTCGAGAGGTCACTACCCGTGGCGGTACTTTTACAATTCGCAGATATAAAGAGAGACCTTTTACACCTACTGACTTATTGAAATTTGGCACAGCTTCACCTGATTTATTAGCATATTTATGGTTGGGTGTAGAGATCGGAGAGTCTATGATTATAGTTGGAGGTCCTGCAGCTGGTAAAACTTCCACGCTGAATGTTGTCACGATGTTTATACCTCCCTCTGCAAAAATAGTGAGTATAGAAGACACTAGAGAAATTAACTTGCCACATCAAAACTGGATACCAGGGACCACAAGAAGCGGTACTGGAGAACGCAGTCTTGCAGGCAAATCAGCGGGAGAAATAGATATGTATGATCTTGTTCGTGCTTCATTAAGGCAGAGACCAAATTATATTATAGTAGGAGAAGTGCGAGGCAAAGAAACATATACAATGTTTCAAGCGATGGCTACCGGACATACTACTTATTCTACCATGCACGCTGAATCTGTCAAGGCGATGATTCACAGGCTCGAAAATCCGCCCATAAGTTGCCCCAGAATATTGATGACTGCACTTAATAATGTAATTATTTTAACACATACAAAAGTTAAAGATAATGTAGTTAGAAGAATTAAAGAGGTTGTAGAAATCGTAGGATTTGAACCTGAAACTGAAGAACTAATTACCAACGTGGTATTTGAGTGGAACCAGAAAGATGATACATATATATACAAAGGTCACAGTTATCTTTTTGATAAGATTATGGCTCTAAAAAACTGGACTTATGATGAAATGGAACAAGAATTTGCGAGAAGAACAAAAGTACTTGAGTATATATATAAGAAAGATATAGACGATTATAGGGATATTTGGGCTGTCATTACCAACTATTATAAAGATCCACTCGCACTTTACGATGCAATTTCTAAAGAGTTGGCGGAGGTTAGGTAA
- the tuf gene encoding translation elongation factor EF-1 subunit alpha, with protein sequence MVSNKTHLNIVFIGHVDHGKSTTVGRLLLDSGAIDSRIIEQYRKEAEEKGKATFEFAWVMDRLKEERERGVTIDVAHREFESKNYYITIIDAPGHRDFVKNMITGTSQADAAVLIVSAKEGVQEQTKEHIFLARALGVPNLIVAINKIDATTPPYSEARFNEVKGELEKLLKSVGYKDIPFLPISGFYGDNVVKHSDKITWWKGPTLVDAFDALKPPEKPIDKPLRIPIQDVYSITGHGTVPVGRVETGVLKVNDTLIFLPSNKVGEVKSIEMHHQPMQKAEPGDNIGFNVKNIASKDIRRGDVAGKTDHPPTVVSEFTAQIVVLTHPSVIAAGYTPVFHAHTAQVACVISELVKTLDPRTGAAKAEHPDTIKAGDVAIVKVTPTRPMVIEKSSEFPQLGRFAIRDMGMTIAAGLCLDFVKKEL encoded by the coding sequence ATGGTATCAAACAAGACACATTTAAATATAGTATTCATCGGACATGTAGATCACGGAAAATCTACAACTGTTGGAAGATTACTATTAGATTCGGGAGCAATTGACAGCAGGATTATTGAACAATATAGAAAAGAAGCTGAAGAAAAAGGAAAAGCTACATTTGAGTTTGCCTGGGTAATGGACAGGCTCAAAGAAGAACGAGAGAGAGGAGTTACTATAGATGTAGCTCATCGAGAATTTGAGTCTAAGAACTATTACATTACGATCATAGATGCACCGGGGCATAGAGACTTCGTAAAGAACATGATTACAGGTACTTCTCAGGCAGATGCTGCAGTATTGATCGTTTCTGCCAAAGAAGGAGTGCAGGAACAGACTAAAGAGCACATATTTTTGGCTCGTGCACTTGGTGTGCCTAATTTAATTGTGGCAATAAACAAGATAGATGCAACAACCCCACCATACAGTGAAGCAAGATTCAATGAGGTAAAAGGAGAGCTTGAAAAATTATTAAAATCAGTAGGATACAAAGATATACCATTCTTGCCTATCAGTGGTTTTTATGGAGATAATGTAGTGAAGCACTCTGACAAAATAACATGGTGGAAAGGACCTACTTTAGTAGATGCTTTTGATGCTTTGAAACCTCCTGAAAAGCCTATAGATAAACCCTTAAGAATACCTATACAGGATGTTTATTCTATAACTGGTCATGGAACTGTACCTGTTGGTAGGGTAGAAACAGGAGTATTGAAAGTGAATGATACCTTAATATTCTTACCATCCAACAAAGTAGGAGAAGTCAAGAGTATTGAAATGCATCATCAACCAATGCAGAAAGCTGAGCCTGGAGATAATATAGGATTCAATGTAAAAAACATAGCCTCAAAAGATATCAGAAGAGGAGATGTTGCCGGAAAGACAGATCATCCACCAACTGTGGTGTCTGAGTTTACTGCGCAGATTGTTGTATTGACACATCCTAGCGTTATAGCAGCAGGATATACACCAGTATTTCATGCGCATACTGCACAGGTAGCTTGTGTAATTTCCGAGTTAGTAAAGACTTTAGATCCAAGAACTGGTGCTGCTAAGGCAGAGCATCCAGATACTATAAAAGCAGGAGATGTTGCAATAGTAAAAGTCACACCAACGAGACCTATGGTTATTGAAAAATCTTCTGAATTCCCGCAGCTTGGAAGATTTGCAATCAGGGATATGGGTATGACCATTGCTGCAGGACTCTGTTTGGATTTTGTTAAAAAAGAGTTATAA
- a CDS encoding ArsR family transcriptional regulator — MNRIKVIDDPSDLVSILNLANTYIKKEVFQELSTDWRTIEEIEKKYGEEGKDAVLFLEKIKIAEVQWVNTPQGPVKSYKCYYNHVQITLTLAINDLADVLYVANISDKEIEKYEKKVIDLMDEKSTLYIGSVTDSLKISPNFLKGVIQRSNKLVLKGHNIEKLK, encoded by the coding sequence ATGAACAGGATAAAAGTAATAGATGATCCTTCAGATCTAGTATCTATATTGAATCTTGCGAATACTTACATAAAAAAAGAGGTATTTCAAGAGCTTTCTACAGACTGGAGAACCATAGAAGAGATTGAGAAAAAGTATGGTGAAGAAGGAAAGGATGCAGTATTATTTTTAGAAAAGATCAAAATTGCAGAGGTACAGTGGGTAAACACTCCACAGGGTCCAGTAAAAAGTTATAAATGTTATTATAACCATGTGCAGATTACATTAACCCTTGCTATTAACGATCTTGCCGACGTTTTGTACGTAGCAAATATTTCTGATAAGGAAATAGAAAAATATGAGAAAAAAGTGATTGATTTAATGGATGAAAAATCTACATTGTATATTGGGTCTGTAACAGATAGCTTAAAAATATCGCCTAACTTTTTAAAAGGTGTTATCCAGAGATCAAATAAACTTGTTCTAAAAGGTCATAATATAGAAAAACTAAAGTGA
- a CDS encoding elongation factor EF-2, which produces MGRKEENIKKAMTIINSLDRIRNIGTIAHIDHGKTTLSDNLIAGAGMMSEELAGKQLVLDYDEQEQARGITINAAAASMVHDFEGKEYLINLIDTPGHVDFGGDVTRALRALDGAILVVDSVEGVMPQTETVLRQALREKVKPVLFINKVDRLINELKLGPEDMQKRFAKIITDVNRLIKMYCPPEFKNVWTLKVEEGTVAFGSAFNNWAISIPYMKKSNISFKDIYDYVQKGEQDALAKKSPLHKVVLDMVIYHLPTPLEAQKYRIPQIWKGDLNSDVAKSMLSANSKGPAVLMITKIIIDLHAGEIAVARVFSGTVKKGDELYISGLGSKQYRIQQLSLMVGADRIPIEEITAGNIVALIGLKDAIAGSTVSSVSDLEPFEAMKHYSEPVVTIAIEAKHTKDLPKLIEVLRMVGKADPSIQIEINQETGEHLISGMGELHLEITLYRIINDYKVEVNTSEPIVVYRESLAHKGGPFEGKSPNKHNKFYITAEPLEEKITEALIEGDLPQGDRFKDKKALAKKFEDLGFDKEESKRIEAIKESTVLLDMTWGIQYLNETMELIKQSYLESVVKGPLANEKLYGVKLKLVDAKLHEDSIHRGPAQVIPAIRNAIYGAIVQGERVLLEPIQKVFINAPTEVIGNVTRELQQRRGVILDIQQLDYETSVVAKVPVADMFGFASAIRSATSGRVLWSTENFGYEKVPRELMNEVVRKIRERKGLKPEPYDEAYYAGL; this is translated from the coding sequence TTGGGACGTAAAGAAGAGAATATTAAGAAAGCAATGACTATTATTAATAGTCTTGACAGGATAAGAAACATAGGCACAATAGCGCACATAGACCATGGAAAGACCACGCTCAGTGATAATCTTATAGCCGGAGCAGGAATGATGAGTGAAGAGCTTGCTGGGAAACAGCTAGTATTAGATTATGATGAGCAAGAGCAGGCAAGAGGTATAACCATTAATGCAGCTGCAGCATCAATGGTCCATGATTTTGAAGGTAAAGAGTATTTGATAAATCTCATAGATACACCTGGTCACGTAGATTTTGGTGGAGATGTAACGAGAGCATTAAGAGCTTTAGACGGCGCAATTTTGGTTGTTGACTCTGTAGAAGGTGTTATGCCGCAAACTGAAACAGTTTTGCGTCAGGCATTGAGAGAAAAAGTAAAACCTGTTTTATTTATAAACAAAGTAGATCGATTGATCAATGAACTAAAGCTAGGACCGGAAGACATGCAAAAAAGATTCGCAAAGATTATTACGGATGTAAACAGGTTAATAAAGATGTACTGTCCGCCAGAGTTTAAAAATGTGTGGACATTAAAAGTGGAAGAGGGAACTGTAGCTTTCGGATCTGCATTTAACAATTGGGCAATAAGCATTCCTTACATGAAAAAATCGAATATCAGTTTCAAGGATATATATGACTATGTACAGAAAGGAGAGCAGGATGCATTGGCTAAAAAATCGCCACTGCACAAGGTAGTTTTGGATATGGTAATTTATCATTTGCCAACACCCTTAGAAGCTCAAAAATACAGAATTCCGCAGATCTGGAAAGGCGATCTGAACTCGGATGTGGCTAAAAGCATGTTAAGTGCAAATTCGAAAGGGCCAGCCGTATTGATGATCACAAAAATAATAATAGATTTGCATGCGGGAGAGATTGCAGTTGCCCGAGTATTCTCTGGCACTGTAAAGAAAGGTGACGAACTATATATAAGTGGTTTAGGCAGTAAACAGTATAGAATTCAGCAATTATCACTGATGGTAGGTGCAGATCGTATACCAATCGAAGAAATCACTGCTGGAAATATTGTAGCATTGATAGGATTGAAAGATGCCATTGCTGGTTCTACAGTTAGTTCAGTGAGTGATTTAGAACCTTTTGAAGCAATGAAACATTATTCTGAACCAGTAGTTACTATTGCAATTGAGGCAAAGCATACTAAAGATCTTCCAAAATTGATAGAAGTATTAAGAATGGTTGGTAAAGCAGATCCTTCAATACAGATCGAAATAAATCAGGAGACTGGAGAGCATCTGATATCAGGTATGGGTGAATTGCATTTAGAAATTACGCTTTATCGTATTATTAATGATTACAAAGTAGAGGTAAACACATCAGAACCGATTGTAGTTTACAGAGAGAGTTTAGCTCATAAAGGAGGACCATTTGAGGGAAAGTCTCCAAACAAGCACAACAAGTTTTACATCACTGCAGAACCTTTAGAAGAAAAGATCACAGAAGCATTGATTGAAGGAGATTTACCGCAGGGAGATAGATTCAAAGACAAAAAAGCTCTAGCCAAAAAATTCGAGGACCTTGGCTTTGACAAAGAAGAGTCAAAAAGAATAGAAGCTATAAAAGAGTCAACGGTATTACTGGACATGACCTGGGGTATTCAGTACTTAAATGAAACAATGGAGCTGATCAAGCAGTCATATCTTGAATCTGTTGTCAAAGGACCGTTGGCAAACGAGAAACTATATGGTGTCAAATTAAAGTTAGTGGATGCAAAGTTACATGAAGACAGTATACATAGAGGTCCTGCGCAGGTAATACCAGCAATAAGAAATGCAATTTACGGAGCCATTGTACAGGGAGAAAGAGTACTGTTAGAACCTATTCAAAAGGTATTTATCAATGCGCCCACAGAAGTGATCGGCAATGTGACTAGAGAATTACAGCAGAGAAGAGGTGTAATTTTGGATATTCAGCAGCTGGATTATGAAACGTCGGTAGTAGCGAAAGTACCAGTTGCAGACATGTTCGGATTTGCCTCGGCTATAAGATCAGCTACGAGTGGCAGAGTTTTATGGTCCACAGAGAATTTCGGCTATGAAAAAGTACCCAGAGAACTGATGAATGAGGTTGTAAGGAAGATCAGAGAGAGAAAAGGGCTAAAGCCCGAGCCTTATGACGAAGCATATTATGCAGGGCTGTAA